From a region of the Phaseolus vulgaris cultivar G19833 chromosome 6, P. vulgaris v2.0, whole genome shotgun sequence genome:
- the LOC137832179 gene encoding serine/threonine/tyrosine-protein kinase HT1-like, whose amino-acid sequence MAGSCFHGLRLRMSKSKPLLSSSSKSRLENDTENMERKRFNSTESWSMILDSMDTWEASKEDQEGEQEEWTADLSQLFIGNKFASGAHSRIYRGVYKQRAVAVKMVRMPSQDEEKKDLLEEQFNSEVALLSRLFHFNIVQFIAACKKPPVYCIITEYMSQGNLRMYLNKKEPYSLSMETILRLALDISRGMEYLHSQGVIHRDLKSSNLLLDDDMRVKVADFGTSCLETRCRKSKGNSGTYRWMAPEMIKGKPYTRKVDVYSFGIVLWELTTSLLPFQGMTTVQAAFAVAEKNERPPLPASCDPAVAHLIKHCWSANPSKRPDFSYIVSTLEKYDECLKEGLPMSHHHSGLVTRNVIVERLKGCVSLSSSIPVYA is encoded by the exons ATGGCGGGGTCATGTTTCCACGGACTAAGGCTAAGGATGTCTAAGAGTAAACCTTTACTTTCATCTTCCTCCAAGTCACGGTTGGAGAATGACACGGAGAACATGGAAAGGAAGAGATTTAATAGCACGGAATCGTGGTCCATGATATTGGACTCAATGGATACATGGGAGGCTTCAAAGGAAGACCAGGAGGGGGAGCAAGAGGAATGGACTGCAGACCTATCACAGCTTTTTATTGGTAACAAGTTTGCTTCTGGAGCTCACAGTCGAATTTACCGTGGAGTCTACAAGCAGAGAGCTGTTGCTGTGAAAATGGTGAGGATGCCAAGCCAGGATGAGGAGAAAAAGGACTTATTAGAGGAGCAATTTAACTCTGAAGTGGCTTTACTTTCACGTCTCTTCCATTTTAACATAGTGCAG TTTATTGCAGCATGCAAAAAACCGCCCGTGTACTGTATCATAACAGAATACATGTCACAAGGGAATCTGAGGATGTATCTGAACAAGAAAGAGCCATACTCACTCTCAATGGAAACAATACTAAGGTTGGCTCTAGATATATCAAGGGGCATGGAGTACCTTCATTCACAAGGTGTGATTCACAGAGACTTGAAGTCAAGTAATTTGCTCCTGGATGATGATATGAGGGTTAAGGTGGCGGATTTTGGCACATCTTGTCTTGAAACAAGATGCCGGAAAAGCAAAGGGAACTCGGGAACATATCGTTGGATGGCACCAGAGATGATTAAGGGAAAACCTTACACCCGAAAAGTTGATGTGTACAGTTTTGGTATTGTGCTTTGGGAGCTCACTACTTCTCTACTTCCTTTCCAAGGAATGACCACAGTGCAAGCTGCTTTTGCTGTGGCTGAGAAG AATGAAAGGCCTCCTCTGCCAGCTAGTTGTGATCCAGCAGTAGCACATCTGATAAAGCATTGTTGGTCAGCAAACCCCTCGAAACGGCCAGATTTCAGTTATATTGTGTCTACTTTGGAGAAATACGATGAGTGTCTGAAGGAGGGCCTACCAATGAGCCATCATCATTCAGGGCTAGTCACCAGAAATGTAATCGTTGAACGCCTAAAAGGCTGTGTATCATTGAGCTCCTCCATACCTGTGTATGCTTGA